cgcactaagtGCAAGATaagtgtcattctgtgtgtcgtggcttccttcgctccccgtattggagagggatgcctggtcaaaagagagtgtacgaatggtggaaaccagcttgacaaagttgaagagagtgggaataagggtcattcccacagacggcgccaaatgttgatgcataaaatttgcgaggactttggtacaacagaaagtgttaagtttgtgaccttcgctagattgctccagtcactagtgtggataagtatgtaaatggatagagacagggaagcaaacataagatatacatggttcacccagattgactacgtccacggagtagaggagttctcattaattgtgaagggtttacacaagtacataggttcaagctctcctttagtgagtactagtgaatgatttagtacaaatgacattaggaaatattgtgagagaatgatctccttttatagaaaagagtctctagctttgttctgactttgacacgtgtcatgctgtgattggcctcagatgttgacacgtgtcgcactgttattggcctcttggttggagggaaactcttgtggatccttgacggtataacgttgaccagtactcagtagtttcggaattggtcaagtatggtacaaacaaagtttGGCATAAATTATTTTGGATCTACCAAACTAtcatatttcaaattttttgttttgttttttacttataatctaACAGTCATGCTGAAATGAGATCAAATCtaacactaaaaaaaaaaaagattcgaCGGCCCAAAAATAAATCTAAcatctaaaataattaaaaaagattatttaaatcaaatttaacttaaaacttTATGAATattgtatgatttttaattacttatcggaatttaaatatttttagattaaaatgttcttaaaaataattagtataatctacataaattttattttcaaaaaagttaccgcaaaaaaaaattaagttaaaatcattatttaataattttgaGTTAAAATTTTAAGTAATAAGGATTGGTAAAGAAAATCAGTTTTCTGGATTGTGGCTTAAAATTTTTTGGCTTAAATTTTTAAGCTTTATCCCCAAAGTTGCAGGTGGAGTTTTAATACTACAACCCCTTTATTGAGTTGCTTCAAATTAAATtgcttcaaattaaaggggacAGAATTTAACCCCATTTGCATGCTTTCTTTTCGGTTGGAAATATAAAATGCAAATCAGGAACAAAACCGTCATCTTAGTTTAAAGATACATTGCCTGAATACAACGACGGGTTCAACATAAACTTTTATGCAACAAAATATAAGTGCCTGAATACAACGACGGGTTCAACCATGAGCTTTTATGCAGCAAAATACAAGGAAAACTAATCTTTTATTATGTTGCTGTTGACCATTTCAAGAGGAAGCATAATCCATGGGGCCATAAGGCTCAAACAATTCAGCAAAGAGTCCCTTCTTTCTTTTGGGGTTCCATCCCATGTCCTTGCACAACTGGTCATTGTACCACAGATGAAGGGCACCGATGCATGATCTCCGGTAGTATTGGCTGGAAGCATATCGCTTCGCGTATGCGTCCCATTTTTCCACATCTTTCTCCATCTCTTTTATGCTTGGTAGCTTAAATGTGCCTCCGAGAAGCTCCGCTAGCCATCTGCATCTCATCTCGGAGGTGTATAAGTTCGAAATACTCTCGGAGAATCCAATCACAGCTAGCTGTGGAATTCTTCCATGTATGCATTCCCTGATTGAAGTAAAATCATACATAAGATTTCCTATTCAAATGTTGTAGCTAATAAAGATACCTTACAGAAACATTTGTGCCACATTTACAGATCACACGTCATTCGAAATTAAGACTCAAATAAAGTTGTTATCTAAGATATGTGATCAGTAATGTGGTACGGTCTATGAAAGGGGCTTAACCTGTAAAGGGGTAATATGGACTTTGGCGAACCGAGGATGTAGTCCTGAAAGGTGGGAGACACAAACATGTCCTTGAGCTTTTTCTCACCCCTAAACCCAGTAGCCAATATGATCAAATCTGACTTCACAGGGGAGCTTTCACCATTAACCAGAATCCCTTCTTGGCAAAAGCCAAAGCCGCAGGGAGACTTTTTCAGTATGATGCTTCCCTCTCGGACTCGATCAAAGAACTTTTCCGGTACTGTTGCGATCATACAAGAACTGATTTCTTGAAGGAAACTGTGCTTAGGTACCATTCCATACTTGGCTAAACCAAGCTTCTTATTTATATAGCTTTCGACAAATTTCGAAAATCCCCATCTCTGTTCAATCCTTATAAGTTTTGTTAGTTTATCTATAAGCATCACAATCAAATGGCATAATTAGGGTTAGCAAAAAATGAAGTTTACCACAGGTGAAAGAATGGTTGCAAGGAGACTGAGCAGGATGCCTTCACCGGGCTTGTGTACCAAGAGCTCCGAGAAGCGATTGAAGTATAAGTATGCGATGGGAAAGCCCCATGGAAGATAGTCAGGAAGATTCCAGTGTTCTGTCTTGTACAACACTGTACATGGATTTGCAACCCCTGAATATTACCAACTATTGAATTAAGGGAAAATGCAACACAAACAGTCTATAAAAATGGTCAAATTATTGCTGAGCTACTTCTTGGACTTGTGTAATGTGGCATTTAAATTCTCAGTTTAGTATAATTACCATTTGTGTTTGAGCACTCCATTGCAATGTCCATTGCAAATTTCTGAAATCCCACAACAGTTACTTGCTTTCCTTCCACAAATTTAGCTGCGCTTTCGTAATCCATGTCCGCATAATTCATGGAGTGTATAACCTCTCCATGAAATGCTTCTGGTCCCTTGTTTGGAGGGAACTCGGGAATGTTTGGAA
This genomic interval from Malus domestica chromosome 05, GDT2T_hap1 contains the following:
- the LOC114822910 gene encoding probable flavin-containing monooxygenase 1 isoform X2 translates to MGKQVAIIGAGISGLLACKYTLSKGFHPIVFENSSSIGGVWTKTVETTKIQTPKEFYQFSDFPWPSSVTEGHPDQNQVLNYIQSYAQHFDLLKHIKFNNKVSGIEYEGPSGDEMQAWSHWGGTGEPFSSGGKWKVVVEDKQSLSTKIHVVDFVILCIGRFSDVPNIPEFPPNKGPEAFHGEVIHSMNYADMDYESAAKFVEGKQVTVVGFQKFAMDIAMECSNTNVLYKTEHWNLPDYLPWGFPIAYLYFNRFSELLVHKPGEGILLSLLATILSPVRWGFSKFVESYINKKLGLAKYGMVPKHSFLQEISSCMIATVPEKFFDRVREGSIILKKSPCGFGFCQEGILVNGESSPVKSDLIILATGFRGEKKLKDMFVSPTFQDYILGSPKSILPLYRECIHGRIPQLAVIGFSESISNLYTSEMRCRWLAELLGGTFKLPSIKEMEKDVEKWDAYAKRYASSQYYRRSCIGALHLWYNDQLCKDMGWNPKRKKGLFAELFEPYGPMDYASS
- the LOC114822910 gene encoding probable flavin-containing monooxygenase 1 isoform X1, with product MGKQVAIIGAGISGLLACKYTLSKGFHPIVFENSSSIGGVWTKTVETTKIQTPKEFYQFSDFPWPSSVTEGHPDQNQVLNYIQSYAQHFDLLKHIKFNNKVSGIEYEGPSGDEMQAWSHWGGTGEPFSSGGKWKVVVEDKQSLSTKIHVVDFVILCIGRFSDVPNIPEFPPNKGPEAFHGEVIHSMNYADMDYESAAKFVEGKQVTVVGFQKFAMDIAMECSNTNGVANPCTVLYKTEHWNLPDYLPWGFPIAYLYFNRFSELLVHKPGEGILLSLLATILSPVRWGFSKFVESYINKKLGLAKYGMVPKHSFLQEISSCMIATVPEKFFDRVREGSIILKKSPCGFGFCQEGILVNGESSPVKSDLIILATGFRGEKKLKDMFVSPTFQDYILGSPKSILPLYRECIHGRIPQLAVIGFSESISNLYTSEMRCRWLAELLGGTFKLPSIKEMEKDVEKWDAYAKRYASSQYYRRSCIGALHLWYNDQLCKDMGWNPKRKKGLFAELFEPYGPMDYASS